TCATGAAGTTCTCCGGATTTTGGGCGAGACACGGTTGTCGAACGCCGACAGGCAAATATCCAACCCCCTTGAAACCGCCTCTCGCTTTGAGACCGGCCTGTGGATTTTGGACGTTCGGATCAGTTCGACGGTTCCGTGGTGAAGGCCTAAAATGTGTTTGGATCCTCCGATCACATGGAGATACGGggtgtgtttttttttttttgcgaaactcaGGCGATTTGGTGAGCCGTTGGAGCGCTCAGGCGATGCATGAAATGGACGTGTCTCTAGATGTGACCGTTTCAACCAATGCAACGATTCAATCGACGCCGTGGCTGCATGCAAGAGCCGACTTTACAAGGGACATGTCCATTCGTTTACAAGGAGTCAAGGACACACCATTGCAACCAACACGACCGCCTGttgatctttttttttttttgcgaggagacCGCCTGTCGATCAACGTTGTCCTGTCTTTTCAACGATGCACCAGGCGGCTAATTAAcatattatgcctaaaagcaactGGCGTTACATGAAGCCCTAGTTCACGCACCTGCGCAAGTCCAAATAGCCTTTAAAGACCGTTTCGCACTTTCATACACTCCAAAGGGCATGACTTTTCAATCATTGCATGTCCATCGCCGGCAATTAGCTCTCCTTAATTAATCATATCTATGATAGTATTAAGATCTAGTAGTAATAATTAAACGTCATCTTTTCATTGGGCATATGCATTGCACTTGCACTTGCTTATATGCACCTGCCCGTAGtagtagtatcataagttagtatcagaATGAGCCAAACATATACATTGCACTTGCTTATATGCACCTTTATACGGAGTACATGCACATATATATTATTTATCGATCCAGATATCCAATTAGTGAAAAGATACCTCGGAGGTGGACACAAGGCACTTGTGCCCAACATAGAAGAAAAGAGTACTGTAGAAGAAAACTCAACACCGTTATAAGTAGTACTATTTTGAAGAGAGAGCAGAAGGTACTAATATCCATAATTCTAACTCATTAATGTCTACTAATCGACAATTTAAGTGTATGTTTTCATGGAGGTTAATTTAAGTGTATGTTTTCATGGAGGGTAAATTGCACACATGAATAGTACtttctccgtttttatttactctgtatattagatttggtcaaagtcaaactttgtaaactttgactaaGCTTGTAGACAAAAATatcaacatatacaataacaaatcaataacatcagatttattattgaatacactttcacatcatatagatttgttattgtAAATGATTATATTTTtgtataaatttgatcaaactctATAAAATTTgatttcagtcaactctaatatgcaaagtaaataaaaacggagcgAGTATTTCAGTGAGCCAAATGGAGAAAAGAAGGGCTACACGATTCGCGATGCCGCACGACTAGATCGGCAGGACGTCAGTCTAGGTGGATACGACAGCAAGACGTCAGTCTAGGTGGATACGACAGCAAGACGTCAGCCTAAACAATTTAATATCAGAATTATTCCTAGGGGAACCATGCCTTAATTGGAGCTGGGTAGGCAGCGGTGTGTTCGTGTCtcgggcaaatttgacaaatttgacctatagacgaaatcaaatcacagaatgaactatccgtgaaactatttcacgcggctgacctttttgtgtgacgtccgacacgaaggcgccacactacactgtgcaacgcctcacagataggcgctacacggccaACGCCGCACCCGTGTGatcagaaaattactaagtcagtgtgcagcgcctagctcctaggcgttgcactagtgcagcgcctagcttccaggcgttgcactagtgcagcgcctgagagctaggcgccacaggTCAGCCGCGtaaaatagtttcacggacagttcattctgtgatttgatttcgtgtCTCGCAGCCGGGGGCTCCGCGATGGTCAGATTCGGGCCGTCATTGCCGCATGCATACTCTGGATTTGACAAACATGCGGTGGTTGAGAGGGGTTTGTCCCCTTGCTGCTGCGGTGCGGCAACTTCCTTCTGAGAAAGAAAACCGTTGAATCGAAGCCCAACGGTATATGTGCAGCAATTCTCGGGATCGACGGTGCGAAACACTTGGTACCAATGAAAAGTCAGATGCATGCGGCTTACAGTACAACCGAAGAACAGGCCGCTATCCTGAAAGCTGAAAGTCACCATGCATGGCTGGATGCCCTTCATAGACCAACGGATGGAAACTCAGCTCGTTCCGAATAGAAACAATTGCGTTCACGTTGCTAGGAAATTTCTCTCGTCATTTTTTTACACGTGCAAAATGCTAGTATATGCCATCGGTGTTGCAGTGTTACAAGTCATAGGCACCATTGCAAACACGCAAAGCTGGTACCAACAAAAAATGTAGTTGCTCCGCTTTCTCTTTCTAAGAAATGTCTCTATTTATTCCGAGTGGTAGATAAATTGTACAAAGCACTGAAATGAACAAAGACACAATTTAACCTATTCAAATGGCTAAGTAGGCGAAAATGAGAACTCAGGCGAAAAAAATGTGCATTCTTTCAATTTCAGTGCCATCTTTTTGCGAGAGAAAATTTGTTTCTCAAAACAAGAAAAATCTTGCAAATCATGATGAACCGTTGCATACTTCATTGACCGGCTAGCGTCCAAGAGTTGTACTATTCTACTATGTGGAAGTACCGAGTAATTCATGTGCGATAATACTATCTCTGTTTCCATTTAACCgtcaaaatgtcttatatttagaaacaaatGGAGTACTTCATAGTGGTAGTCCATACTAACATTTCCAAGCGAGTAATTTTCCAAGGTATCAAAGAATCATGAAATTGACACGTCGATTTAATTCTAAAATTTGACACATGAATAGGCGTGCCGACAATTATGAACATGATGTGTAATTGTATAATGAAATTCAATTTCGCTTCATAATAAGACGGGACTAATTCTGTTTTTGACCtttggagaggggggggggggcaacaacCGATGCTAGGTTGCGAATAAGAAAAAGAAATCCTCCCAAAGAGGGACTTGCGTATGAATATCTAGTCCGTTTATCGGTGAGACAATAGATAACTAAGCCGATGATTACTAGGTCACCTGAGAGGATGACCAACCACACCAGGACTAAGCTCGGCGGCTACAACGTCTCATTTTCTAAGAAGGAGGGACTCTTTCGATTTTGAAAGCTTGGTATAACAATGGCATTTGCAGTGCCTTTTACTGTTGGTTCACTGCATTTTTCTAGGCTCCAACATGCGGCTTACAATCGAAGGAAAGAGGCAGCTTAGTATATTTTTTATGTGATTTTATTTTCTATTGTTTGTTTTGTGTCATGTCTTTTTCAGTGTGCTGGCTATTATTTCCCTTGATAATTATTAGATATAAAAAGTCATTCCGTGTCTTTTTAAAAGAAATATAATCATCTCtctttatttatatatatataaataatccTATCTATTTTCAAGTGATATATAAATTATACTGATGCATAAATGAACAAAACCACAAATTAACTTATCTAAAGGGCTATATTTTTCTTCTTTGAGGCGGCGATTTGCTACGTAGATCACGGTCGTCAGTATGTCCTGATTTAAATCAATGACTTTTCATCTGCTACGTCTATAAGCTCATAGGTTTTAACAAGGATGCTCCAGTAAACTGGATGCCCAGAGTTGATAACAAGGTTTGCTTACAGTGTGCCGCCTACCGACCCAGAATGAAAACCACACAAATTTCTTCAAATGACTTGTCTGTAATTTCATATTCTTGTAAGGAACTTCTCGTAGGGACGTGCCTTTGGGCCTTCTTGttgataaataaataaataaaagagggtcAAAAACAAGAATATTCACAAGATATTCTAGTAGTACCATAGTGCAGGAAAATAGGGCATAAATTAAATTAACGAATAAACATTTTTTTGCATCGAAAAAAGATACTCCTAAAACCAGTGGCGAAAAGATCATGAACTGGCCAAACCGCCTCCCTTCTCCTTCGCGCATCCCCCATAAATACCTTCTTCCACCCCATCTCCCCCTCCACCATCACAAACCGGCGGCACAGACCCGCACCAGGCGCATTCGCATACCACCGCAACACACAGACAAACCCCAAGAAATCACCAGCCGCGCCTCCCGCCGCCAAAAtgctggccgccgccgcctccgtgaAGTTCTCCCCGGCGTCCGCCGGTACCAGTAGCACCACCAAGTTGGCCTTCAAGCCTGTCCACCTCCCTTTCCTCCCCAACGCCGTCCCGCGTCCCCTCTCCCTCTCGGCGCGTCCTCTGTACCGCCAGGAGCCGTTCCTGGCGGCGGCCCGCAACGACCGTGCCGCGTCAACGGCGCCCCCTGCAGCCACCGCGGATGGCGCGCGGCCGGTGGAGACGGCGGCCGCGCCGGAGGCCGCGAAGAGCGCCAAGATCGGGGTCTACTTCGCCACGTGGTGGGCGCTGAACGTGATCTTCAACATATACAACAAGAAGGTGCTGAATGCGTTCCCGTACCCGTGGCTCACGTCGACCCTGTCCCTGGCCGCCGGCTCCGCCATCATGCTCGTGTCCTGGGCCACCAGGATCGCCGAGGCGCCCCAGACGGACCTCGATTTCTGGAAGGCTCTCTCTCCGGTGAGCGTCCTGCGCACGCGTGGCTTCTTGGCGCGCTCTGTTCTTGCCAATCTCACCGGCACGTACGTCTTCTCGATGTGCTGATGCTTGTGTGTTGGGAATTTTTTGATTTTTGCGTCCGAGCAGGTGGCGATTGCGCACACGATCGGGCACGTGGCGGCGACGGTGAGCATGGCGAAGGTGGCCGTGTCCTTCACGCACATCATCAAGAGCGCGGAGCCGGCGTTCAGCGTGCTCGTCTCGAGATTCTTCCTCGGCGAGCACTTCCCGTTGCCGGTCTACTTCTCCCTCCTCCCGATCATAGGTGGATGCGCTCTCGCGGC
This region of Triticum aestivum cultivar Chinese Spring chromosome 2D, IWGSC CS RefSeq v2.1, whole genome shotgun sequence genomic DNA includes:
- the LOC123052532 gene encoding glucose-6-phosphate/phosphate translocator 2, chloroplastic, giving the protein MLAAAASVKFSPASAGTSSTTKLAFKPVHLPFLPNAVPRPLSLSARPLYRQEPFLAAARNDRAASTAPPAATADGARPVETAAAPEAAKSAKIGVYFATWWALNVIFNIYNKKVLNAFPYPWLTSTLSLAAGSAIMLVSWATRIAEAPQTDLDFWKALSPVAIAHTIGHVAATVSMAKVAVSFTHIIKSAEPAFSVLVSRFFLGEHFPLPVYFSLLPIIGGCALAAVTELNFNMIGFLGAMISNLAFVFRNIFSKKGMKGKSVSGMNYYACLSMLSLVILLPFAFAMEGPKVWAAGWQNAVAEIGPNFVWWVAAQSVFYHLYNQVSYMSLDEISPLTFSVGNTMKRISVIVASIIIFRTPVQPVNALGAAIAILGTFIYSQAKQ